Proteins found in one Planifilum fimeticola genomic segment:
- a CDS encoding beta-ketoacyl-ACP synthase III: MNSLKPVGIIGTGSYLPEKVLTNKDLETMVDTTDEWIVSRTGIRERRIAAEEQASSDLAVEAGRRALEAAGVTADQLDLIIVATVTPDMMFPATACLLQDRLGAKRAAAFDLSAACSGFLYGIATATQFIQSGMYRYALVVGVDCLSRITNWEDRNTCVLFGDGAGAVVLGPVEEGRGFLSFELGADGSGGDLLKQPAGGSRMPASRHTVDERLHTISMAGREVFKFAVRVMGNAAEEALSKAGMTKEDIDFLVPHQANIRIIDAAVKRFGLSEEKVIVNLDRFGNMSSASIPVALDEAVHQGRIKKGDTLVLVGFGGGLTWGAAVLKWSMDT; encoded by the coding sequence CTGAACAGCTTGAAACCGGTGGGGATCATCGGGACAGGTTCATATCTGCCGGAGAAGGTCTTGACCAACAAGGATTTGGAAACCATGGTAGATACGACGGATGAATGGATCGTCAGCCGGACGGGAATCCGGGAGCGGCGCATCGCCGCGGAAGAGCAGGCCTCTTCCGATCTGGCGGTGGAAGCGGGCCGCAGGGCGCTGGAGGCGGCGGGAGTGACGGCGGATCAGCTGGATTTGATCATCGTGGCCACCGTGACTCCCGACATGATGTTCCCGGCGACGGCCTGTCTGCTGCAGGACCGCCTGGGGGCGAAAAGGGCGGCCGCGTTCGACCTGTCCGCGGCCTGTTCGGGATTTTTGTACGGCATAGCGACCGCGACCCAGTTCATCCAAAGCGGCATGTACCGGTATGCCCTGGTGGTCGGTGTGGACTGCCTTTCCAGAATCACCAACTGGGAGGACCGGAACACCTGCGTGCTGTTCGGCGACGGAGCCGGAGCGGTCGTTTTGGGGCCGGTGGAGGAGGGACGCGGTTTCCTCTCCTTTGAACTGGGGGCCGACGGGTCCGGCGGGGATTTGCTGAAGCAGCCTGCGGGCGGATCCCGCATGCCGGCGAGCCGGCACACGGTGGATGAGCGCCTCCACACCATTTCCATGGCCGGCAGGGAGGTTTTCAAGTTTGCCGTCCGCGTGATGGGAAATGCTGCGGAGGAGGCGCTCTCGAAGGCGGGGATGACGAAGGAGGACATCGATTTCCTCGTGCCCCATCAGGCCAACATCCGCATCATCGATGCCGCCGTCAAGCGGTTCGGACTGTCGGAGGAGAAGGTGATCGTCAATCTGGACCGCTTCGGCAACATGTCCTCGGCGTCCATCCCGGTGGCCCTGGATGAAGCGGTGCACCAGGGACGGATCAAAAAGGGGGATACGCTGGTTTTGGTCGGCTTCGGCGGCGGTCTGACCTGGGGGGCGGCGGTGCTGAAGTGGTCGATGGACACCTGA
- the fabD gene encoding ACP S-malonyltransferase, with the protein MGKTAFLFPGQGSQKVGMGRDLVEAHQGAREIFDKADEALGFSLSGLCFEGPEEKLRLTAYTQPAILTTSIALYTAFSDGGIVPVLVAGHSLGEYSALVAAGSLDFADAVRIVHQRGNFMEEAVPAGKGAMSAVMGLDREELERVCREVSREGRVVEPANLNAPGQIVISGHKEAVEEAGERARQAGARRVIPLAVSGPFHSSLMKPAAERLSEVLAGVTVLDASVPVVANVSARPVTEARTIRQSLIDQVASPVLWEDSVRWMMEQGVDTFVEIGPGNVLTGLVRKVDRRVKALSVQDVPSLEKALAELKG; encoded by the coding sequence ATGGGGAAAACGGCATTTCTTTTTCCGGGCCAAGGCTCGCAGAAAGTGGGGATGGGGCGCGATCTCGTCGAGGCGCACCAGGGAGCCCGGGAGATTTTCGACAAGGCGGATGAGGCTCTCGGCTTTTCCCTGTCCGGGCTCTGTTTTGAAGGACCCGAGGAGAAGCTCCGTTTGACCGCATATACCCAACCGGCCATACTTACCACCAGCATCGCGCTGTACACGGCCTTTTCCGACGGGGGAATCGTCCCGGTTCTGGTGGCCGGGCACAGCCTGGGCGAGTACTCCGCCTTGGTGGCGGCCGGTTCGCTGGACTTTGCCGATGCCGTCCGCATCGTACACCAGCGGGGGAATTTCATGGAAGAGGCGGTTCCCGCAGGAAAAGGGGCCATGTCCGCCGTGATGGGCCTTGACCGGGAAGAGCTGGAGCGGGTGTGCCGCGAAGTTTCCCGGGAAGGCCGCGTGGTGGAGCCCGCCAACCTGAACGCACCTGGACAGATCGTCATCTCGGGGCACAAGGAAGCGGTGGAGGAAGCGGGAGAGCGCGCCCGCCAAGCCGGTGCCCGACGGGTGATTCCGCTGGCGGTGAGCGGTCCCTTCCACTCCAGCCTGATGAAGCCGGCGGCAGAGCGCCTCTCGGAGGTGTTGGCCGGCGTGACCGTGCTTGATGCATCGGTTCCCGTGGTGGCGAACGTTTCGGCCCGTCCGGTGACGGAGGCCCGGACGATCCGGCAATCCTTGATCGATCAGGTGGCCTCCCCCGTGCTGTGGGAAGACAGCGTCCGCTGGATGATGGAACAGGGAGTGGACACCTTCGTGGAGATCGGTCCCGGAAACGTGCTGACGGGTCTGGTGAGAAAGGTGGATCGCCGGGTGAAGGCCCTGTCGGTGCAGGATGTTCCCTCCCTGGAAAAGGCGCTGGCGGAACTGAAGGGTTAG
- the fabG gene encoding 3-oxoacyl-[acyl-carrier-protein] reductase, translating to MLSGKVAIVTGGSRGIGRAVSIALADAGADVAIVYAGNRQGAEETVAEIEKRGRRGVMIQADVSQADQVDSAVKQVLDAFGRIDVLVNNAGITRDNLVLRMKEEDWDRVIDTNLKGTFLFSKAVIRTMMKQRSGRIINISSVVGVSGNPGQANYVAAKAGVIGMTKSLARELASRGITVNAIAPGFIETDMTAVLGDEVRDQIMNQIPLARFGSPEDVAAAVRFLASDDAGYITGQTLHVDGGMVMV from the coding sequence ATGTTGTCCGGAAAAGTGGCGATTGTGACCGGCGGATCCCGGGGGATCGGACGGGCCGTTTCCATCGCCCTGGCCGACGCGGGCGCCGATGTGGCCATCGTGTACGCGGGTAATCGGCAGGGGGCGGAAGAGACGGTTGCCGAAATCGAGAAGCGGGGTCGCCGGGGAGTGATGATCCAGGCGGACGTTTCCCAGGCGGACCAGGTGGATTCGGCGGTAAAGCAGGTGCTTGACGCCTTCGGGCGAATCGACGTTCTGGTGAACAACGCCGGGATCACCCGGGACAATCTGGTTCTCCGAATGAAGGAGGAGGATTGGGACCGGGTGATCGACACCAATCTGAAGGGGACCTTCCTCTTCAGCAAGGCGGTGATCCGGACGATGATGAAGCAACGGTCCGGACGGATCATCAACATCAGTTCGGTGGTCGGGGTGAGCGGAAATCCGGGGCAGGCCAACTACGTGGCGGCCAAGGCGGGGGTGATCGGCATGACGAAGTCGCTGGCCCGTGAATTGGCCAGCCGCGGGATTACGGTGAATGCGATCGCTCCGGGCTTCATCGAGACGGATATGACCGCCGTATTGGGGGATGAGGTGCGCGATCAAATCATGAACCAGATTCCCCTCGCCCGGTTCGGCTCTCCTGAGGATGTGGCGGCGGCCGTCCGGTTTTTGGCCTCGGACGATGCCGGCTACATCACCGGTCAAACCCTGCATGTGGACGGCGGAATGGTGATGGTTTGA
- a CDS encoding acyl carrier protein gives MSDTLERVKRIIVDRLGVDPSQVTPEASIKEDLDADSLDVMDLVLELEDEFGLEISDEEAEKISTVGDVVQYIESHQK, from the coding sequence ATGTCCGATACGCTGGAGCGCGTGAAGCGCATCATCGTCGACCGGCTGGGCGTGGATCCGTCACAAGTGACGCCGGAGGCGTCCATCAAGGAGGATCTGGATGCCGATTCCCTCGACGTGATGGATCTGGTTCTGGAGCTGGAAGATGAGTTCGGTTTGGAGATTTCCGATGAAGAGGCGGAAAAGATCTCCACGGTGGGAGATGTGGTTCAATACATCGAATCTCATCAGAAGTAA
- the fabF gene encoding beta-ketoacyl-ACP synthase II produces MRRVVITGVGVISPIGNDRSTFWNNLTAGKSGVGPITQFDPSDFPVRIAAEVKDFDPLDFLDRKEARRMDRFVQFAVAASLMALQDAGLDMSKEDPDRVGVYIGSGIGGLSTWEEQHKILLERGPKRVSPFLIPMMIANMASGQVSIATGAKGPNSSAISACATGTHSVGDAFKIIQRGDADVMIAGGAEATIRPLAFAGFCAAHALSKRNEEPEKASRPFDRERDGFVMGEGAGILILESLEHALKRGASIIAEVAGYGMTGDAYHLTQPAPEGEGAARSMSRAIRDAGLKPEEIDYINAHGTSTEYNDKFETMAIKKVFGEHAYKLAVSSNKSMIGHLLGAAGGVEAIATALTLKEQVIPPTINYEHPDPDCDLDYVPNEARRTRVRAALSNSLGFGGHNATLALKAFDDQERNQG; encoded by the coding sequence GTGAGACGGGTAGTGATTACCGGAGTGGGAGTCATCTCCCCGATCGGGAATGATCGCTCCACGTTCTGGAACAACTTGACCGCCGGCAAGTCCGGAGTGGGGCCCATTACGCAGTTTGACCCCAGTGATTTTCCGGTTCGGATCGCGGCCGAAGTGAAGGACTTCGATCCTCTGGACTTTTTGGATCGAAAAGAGGCGCGGCGCATGGATCGATTCGTTCAGTTTGCCGTGGCCGCGTCCCTGATGGCGTTGCAGGATGCCGGTCTGGACATGTCCAAGGAGGATCCCGACCGGGTCGGTGTCTACATCGGGTCCGGAATAGGCGGATTGTCCACCTGGGAGGAGCAGCACAAGATTCTGCTGGAAAGGGGTCCGAAGCGCGTCAGCCCCTTTCTCATCCCGATGATGATCGCCAACATGGCCTCCGGACAGGTGTCCATCGCCACCGGGGCGAAGGGGCCCAACAGCTCCGCCATTTCCGCCTGTGCGACGGGCACGCACTCGGTTGGTGACGCCTTCAAGATCATTCAGCGCGGCGATGCCGATGTGATGATCGCCGGAGGCGCGGAAGCCACCATCCGGCCGCTCGCCTTTGCCGGTTTTTGCGCCGCCCATGCTTTATCCAAGAGAAACGAGGAACCGGAAAAGGCGAGCCGTCCCTTCGACCGGGAGCGGGATGGATTCGTGATGGGTGAAGGGGCCGGAATTCTCATCCTGGAAAGCCTGGAACACGCCCTCAAGCGGGGAGCGTCGATCATCGCGGAAGTGGCTGGCTACGGGATGACCGGAGACGCCTACCATCTCACGCAGCCCGCTCCGGAAGGGGAAGGGGCAGCCCGGTCCATGTCCCGGGCGATCCGAGATGCCGGTTTGAAACCGGAAGAGATCGACTACATCAACGCCCACGGAACTTCGACGGAATACAACGACAAATTTGAGACGATGGCCATCAAGAAGGTGTTTGGTGAACACGCCTACAAGCTGGCTGTCAGCTCCAACAAATCGATGATCGGCCATCTGCTGGGAGCCGCCGGCGGTGTGGAAGCGATCGCCACGGCGCTCACCCTGAAGGAGCAGGTGATCCCGCCGACGATCAACTACGAGCATCCCGATCCCGATTGCGATCTGGACTATGTCCCGAACGAAGCGCGGCGGACACGGGTGCGGGCAGCCCTGTCCAACTCCCTGGGGTTTGGCGGTCACAACGCGACGCTGGCGTTGAAGGCGTTTGACGACCAAGAGCGGAACCAGGGGTGA
- the rnc gene encoding ribonuclease III has protein sequence MDLTGLEKQLGISFRNPELFRQAFTHTSFAHERRDGDAPDHNERLEFLGDAVLELLVSEHLFHRYPGKNEGDLTRMRARVVCEPSLAQFAEELGFGQLVRLGKGEEMTGGRRRPALLADLFEAFVGALYLDQGLEGARRFLQKVVFSRIDEAWLSRIVDAKTRLQEVVQQERTGSLTYRIVDEWGPAHDRHFVAEVLLDGRTLGRGTGRSKKEAEQEAAAVALKELDPGF, from the coding sequence ATGGACCTGACCGGACTGGAAAAACAGCTCGGAATTTCGTTCCGAAATCCCGAGCTGTTTCGCCAAGCTTTCACCCATACCTCCTTCGCCCACGAACGGCGGGACGGAGACGCCCCCGACCACAACGAGCGTTTGGAGTTTCTGGGCGATGCGGTGCTGGAACTGCTCGTTTCGGAGCATCTGTTTCACCGGTATCCCGGGAAGAACGAGGGGGACCTGACGAGGATGCGGGCCCGGGTGGTCTGCGAGCCTTCCCTGGCCCAATTTGCCGAAGAGTTGGGTTTTGGTCAGCTCGTCCGCCTGGGAAAGGGGGAGGAGATGACCGGAGGCCGCAGGCGCCCCGCCCTGCTGGCGGATCTTTTCGAGGCTTTTGTCGGAGCCCTTTACCTGGATCAGGGATTGGAGGGGGCGAGACGGTTTCTGCAGAAGGTCGTCTTTTCCCGGATCGACGAAGCTTGGCTGTCCCGGATCGTCGACGCCAAAACGCGTCTTCAGGAAGTAGTCCAGCAGGAGCGGACCGGTTCCCTGACCTACCGGATCGTCGATGAATGGGGGCCTGCCCACGATCGCCACTTCGTGGCGGAGGTTCTCCTGGACGGGCGGACGTTGGGACGGGGAACGGGCCGTTCCAAGAAAGAAGCGGAGCAGGAAGCGGCAGCGGTTGCTCTGAAGGAGCTGGATCCCGGATTTTAA
- a CDS encoding tRNA-binding protein: MQATYADFEKIEMRVGRVVRAEPFPRARKPAYRLWIDFGAMGVRKSSAQITKLYKPEELVGRQVIAVTNFPPRQVANFMSEVLVLGVVLEDGEVALIGPDRDVPPGSRIL; this comes from the coding sequence ATGCAAGCGACTTATGCCGATTTTGAAAAGATCGAGATGCGGGTGGGCAGGGTGGTCCGGGCGGAACCCTTCCCCCGGGCGAGAAAGCCCGCTTACCGGTTGTGGATCGATTTCGGTGCGATGGGCGTCCGCAAGAGCAGCGCCCAGATAACCAAGTTGTACAAGCCGGAGGAACTGGTCGGCCGTCAGGTGATCGCCGTGACCAATTTCCCGCCGCGTCAAGTGGCCAATTTCATGTCGGAGGTGCTCGTCCTCGGCGTGGTGCTGGAGGACGGGGAAGTGGCCCTGATCGGCCCGGACCGGGATGTACCCCCGGGAAGCCGGATCTTGTAG
- the smc gene encoding chromosome segregation protein SMC — MHLKRLEMIGFKSFADRSELEFVPGVTAIVGPNGSGKSNVTDGIRWVLGEQSAKLLRGAKMEDVIFSGSETRKPVGYCEVSLTLDNSDHRLNIDFSEVTITRRVYRSGESEYAINRRPCRLKDITELFMDTGIGKEAYSMIGQGRIDDILSTKSEDRRAIFEEAAGIVKYKTRKREAQRKLEATEQNLERIRDLISELENTVGPVAEQAEKARRYKELRSRLEQTEVGLYVHKIEDLHRKWQESKGKAEELEKLHLELSTQLSAREAALEELRLRLSRHEEEMDRRQGELLQISEELEKAEARREVVEERIRNREATRDGLLSRIRELEEERERLRGEWERIQAACRLKRKELEESENRLKQLEQKLSSAGDDAESRLHQLKSRMYERSAELASLSSESRRLEEALEEEDRRLAALSRQDEDLMKEAAGLDQKSDALRREMDRVAADLKKAADRYRELSGELERVSSDVEAALGEFRQAEEEWGRLRSRHDLVKEMESEHAGFFQGVKEVLKARDRGEPGLAAVRGAVAQLIRVSAEHEAAVETALGSAQQHLVVEDEETARRAILFLKKRRLGRATFLPLDVIQPRLISPEDRERLEGVSGFVGIAADLVECDAAVQKAVRFLLGNVVVTRTLEDANEAARLLRHRYRVVTLEGDVVHPGGSMTGGSRQASKTNLLSRSRQLEELGRELARLGEKRDALRRRVEELKDLREDVERRIDSIREQGESLRLREQELKGSERELAAERRALEERIASNRSGQEESRLRKARLQDEIEGLSERRARLEREQRDASELIRNLEREAERRAREKGETDRLLTEGKVAVARLTQEVTNLEENAERARREVARIEEQLVRSQEEKERLEEEIRALRQEVDRLLEQASELRKAKASAQERHAEVRKERDRLYGEREIGEGEARELRKSLRRREEELRQLEVRVNRLDVELNHLLQKLAEEYELSFELARRRYGIPEDPAAAEGEVQSLKQRMAALGEVNLGAIEEHRRLTERLTYLKEQQQDLVEAKNTLYEVIQNIEQEMARRFSEGFEAIRQEFQEVFRHMFGGGRADLYLTEPENPLETGIDIVAQPPGKRLQHLSLLSGGERALAAIALLFAVLRVKPVPFCVLDEVDAALDEANLARFVRYLRDFSRNTQFIVITHRKQTMEGADVLYGITMEESGISKLVSVKLEDVAEESAVTANG; from the coding sequence GTGCATCTGAAAAGGCTTGAAATGATCGGCTTCAAATCCTTCGCCGATCGTTCGGAATTGGAGTTTGTCCCGGGCGTGACCGCCATCGTGGGACCCAACGGCAGCGGCAAGAGCAATGTGACCGACGGCATCCGCTGGGTGTTGGGGGAGCAGAGCGCCAAGCTGCTGCGCGGCGCCAAGATGGAGGATGTCATCTTCTCGGGCAGCGAGACCCGAAAGCCGGTGGGGTATTGCGAGGTATCCCTCACCCTGGACAACTCCGATCACCGGTTGAACATCGACTTTTCCGAGGTGACGATCACCCGTCGGGTGTATCGCTCGGGGGAGAGCGAGTACGCCATCAACCGCAGGCCCTGCCGGCTGAAGGATATCACCGAGCTGTTCATGGACACGGGCATCGGGAAGGAAGCCTATTCGATGATCGGTCAGGGACGGATCGACGATATCCTGAGCACCAAGTCGGAGGATCGGCGGGCCATCTTTGAAGAGGCGGCCGGGATTGTCAAATACAAAACCCGCAAGCGGGAAGCACAGCGGAAACTGGAAGCGACCGAACAAAACCTGGAACGGATCCGGGATTTGATCAGCGAGCTGGAAAACACGGTCGGACCCGTCGCGGAACAGGCGGAGAAGGCCCGTCGATACAAGGAATTGCGGTCTCGGCTTGAGCAGACGGAAGTGGGCCTGTACGTACATAAGATTGAGGATCTCCACCGCAAATGGCAGGAATCAAAGGGGAAAGCGGAGGAGCTTGAAAAGCTTCATCTGGAGCTTTCCACCCAGCTGAGCGCCCGGGAGGCCGCCCTGGAAGAGCTTCGGTTGCGCCTCAGCCGTCATGAGGAGGAGATGGACCGCCGACAGGGAGAACTTCTCCAAATCAGCGAGGAGCTGGAGAAGGCGGAGGCGCGCCGGGAGGTGGTGGAGGAGCGGATCCGAAACCGGGAAGCGACCCGAGACGGACTCCTGTCGAGAATCCGCGAACTGGAGGAAGAACGGGAGCGCCTGAGGGGCGAATGGGAACGGATCCAGGCGGCATGCCGCCTCAAGCGGAAGGAACTGGAGGAGTCCGAAAATCGCCTCAAACAGCTGGAACAGAAGTTGTCCTCCGCCGGTGACGATGCCGAGAGCCGCCTTCACCAGCTGAAATCCCGCATGTACGAGCGCTCTGCGGAATTGGCATCCCTCTCCAGCGAAAGCCGGCGCCTGGAAGAGGCCCTGGAAGAAGAGGATCGTCGCCTGGCAGCCTTGTCCCGCCAAGATGAGGATTTGATGAAAGAGGCGGCCGGTTTGGATCAAAAATCCGACGCCCTCCGGCGGGAAATGGACCGGGTGGCGGCCGACTTGAAGAAAGCGGCCGACCGCTACCGGGAACTTTCGGGGGAGCTCGAAAGGGTGTCCTCCGATGTGGAAGCCGCCCTCGGCGAGTTCCGGCAGGCCGAGGAAGAGTGGGGCCGACTCCGTTCCCGGCACGACCTGGTGAAGGAGATGGAGTCGGAACACGCCGGCTTTTTCCAGGGAGTCAAGGAAGTCCTCAAGGCCAGAGACCGGGGCGAACCGGGGCTCGCGGCGGTTCGCGGCGCCGTCGCTCAGCTGATCCGCGTTTCCGCCGAACATGAAGCGGCGGTGGAAACGGCTCTGGGAAGCGCTCAGCAGCACCTGGTGGTCGAGGACGAGGAGACGGCCCGCCGGGCGATACTCTTTCTGAAAAAGCGGCGCCTGGGACGGGCGACCTTTCTCCCCCTCGATGTGATCCAGCCCCGCCTGATTTCGCCGGAGGATCGCGAGCGGTTGGAGGGCGTTTCCGGATTTGTCGGGATCGCCGCCGATCTGGTCGAATGCGATGCGGCGGTCCAAAAAGCGGTCCGGTTCTTGTTGGGCAACGTCGTCGTCACGCGCACGCTGGAGGATGCCAACGAGGCGGCGCGGCTGCTCAGACACCGCTACCGGGTGGTCACACTGGAGGGTGACGTGGTGCACCCGGGGGGATCGATGACGGGGGGGAGCCGGCAGGCTTCCAAGACCAATCTGTTGAGCCGTTCGCGCCAGTTGGAGGAGCTGGGGCGGGAATTGGCCCGTCTCGGCGAAAAGCGGGATGCCCTTCGTCGTCGGGTGGAAGAGCTGAAAGACCTGCGGGAGGATGTGGAGAGGCGGATCGACTCGATCCGGGAGCAGGGGGAAAGCCTTCGCCTGCGGGAACAGGAACTGAAGGGGAGCGAGCGGGAACTGGCCGCCGAACGCCGGGCCTTGGAGGAGCGAATCGCAAGCAACCGGTCGGGGCAAGAGGAATCCCGCTTGCGGAAAGCGCGGTTGCAAGACGAGATCGAGGGATTGTCGGAGCGCCGCGCGCGGCTGGAGCGGGAGCAAAGGGACGCAAGCGAGCTGATCCGCAATCTGGAAAGGGAAGCGGAGCGGCGCGCACGGGAAAAGGGGGAAACCGATCGCCTTCTGACCGAAGGGAAGGTGGCGGTGGCCCGATTGACCCAGGAAGTGACCAACCTGGAGGAAAACGCGGAGCGGGCCCGTCGGGAGGTCGCCCGGATCGAGGAACAGCTGGTTCGTTCCCAGGAGGAAAAGGAACGTTTGGAGGAGGAGATCCGCGCGCTTCGCCAGGAGGTGGATCGCCTGTTGGAACAGGCCTCCGAACTGCGGAAGGCCAAGGCCTCGGCCCAGGAACGGCACGCCGAGGTTCGGAAAGAGCGGGATCGCCTGTACGGCGAGCGGGAGATCGGCGAGGGGGAGGCCCGCGAACTGCGGAAATCCCTGCGCCGGCGGGAAGAGGAATTGCGTCAGCTGGAAGTGCGGGTCAACCGGCTGGATGTGGAGCTGAATCATCTGCTTCAGAAACTGGCGGAGGAGTATGAGCTCAGTTTCGAATTGGCGCGCCGCCGATACGGCATTCCTGAGGATCCCGCCGCCGCCGAAGGGGAGGTTCAATCCCTCAAGCAGAGAATGGCCGCCCTCGGTGAAGTGAACCTGGGGGCGATCGAGGAACACCGGCGGCTGACGGAACGCCTCACCTATCTGAAGGAGCAGCAGCAGGATCTCGTCGAAGCGAAAAACACCCTGTATGAAGTGATCCAAAATATCGAGCAGGAGATGGCGCGCCGCTTTTCGGAGGGCTTCGAAGCGATCCGCCAGGAGTTTCAGGAAGTGTTTCGGCACATGTTCGGCGGCGGCCGGGCCGATCTTTATCTGACGGAGCCGGAGAATCCCCTGGAGACGGGAATCGATATCGTGGCGCAACCTCCGGGTAAAAGGCTGCAGCACCTGAGCCTTCTGTCCGGAGGGGAACGGGCTCTGGCGGCGATCGCTCTCCTGTTTGCGGTCCTGCGCGTCAAACCGGTGCCCTTCTGCGTGTTGGACGAAGTGGACGCCGCCCTGGATGAAGCCAATTTGGCCCGTTTTGTCCGTTACCTGCGGGACTTTTCCCGAAACACCCAATTTATCGTGATCACCCACCGGAAACAGACGATGGAGGGGGCCGACGTCCTGTACGGAATCACGATGGAGGAATCGGGGATTTCCAAGCTGGTTTCGGTCAAACTGGAAGATGTGGCGGAGGAAAGCGCCGTGACAGCAAACGGATGA
- the ftsY gene encoding signal recognition particle-docking protein FtsY — MSFFKRLKERVSRTTESVTRTFVSGLSKTSDSLVGAMDDLFRRSKIDEEMYEELEEILIGADVGVTTTMELTDRLRQEVKERKIKDPQELKPLLSEILSDLLRGDEGDLKMNLAQEGLSVLLFVGVNGVGKTTTIGKLAHKLREDGKKPLLAAGDTFRAGAIEQLETWGKRVGADVIKHQAGADPAAVIYDGIQAARSRKADVLLCDTAGRLQNKVNLMEELKKVHRVIRREVPDAPHEVLLVLDATTGQNAIQQAKTFREAVGVSGIILTKLDGTAKGGIVVAIRRELGIPIKWVGLGEKVEDLQPFDPDQFVHALFADSIREEEEQGE; from the coding sequence ATGAGCTTTTTTAAACGATTGAAGGAACGGGTGTCCCGCACGACGGAATCGGTCACCCGCACCTTCGTATCGGGACTGAGCAAGACCAGCGATTCCCTCGTGGGCGCGATGGATGATCTTTTCCGGAGGAGCAAGATCGACGAGGAGATGTACGAGGAGCTGGAAGAGATCCTGATCGGTGCCGACGTGGGAGTGACCACCACGATGGAGTTGACCGACCGGCTGCGCCAGGAGGTGAAGGAGCGGAAAATCAAGGATCCGCAGGAGCTGAAGCCGCTCCTGTCGGAAATTTTGTCCGATCTCCTGCGCGGCGACGAAGGGGATTTGAAAATGAACCTCGCCCAGGAGGGGCTTTCGGTCCTCCTGTTTGTCGGCGTGAACGGCGTGGGCAAGACGACGACGATCGGGAAGCTGGCCCACAAATTGAGGGAAGACGGAAAGAAACCCCTGTTGGCTGCCGGGGACACCTTCCGCGCCGGGGCGATCGAGCAGTTGGAGACCTGGGGGAAGCGGGTCGGCGCCGACGTCATCAAGCACCAGGCGGGGGCGGATCCCGCCGCGGTGATCTACGACGGCATCCAGGCCGCCCGTTCCCGCAAAGCGGACGTCCTCCTGTGCGACACCGCCGGCCGCCTGCAAAACAAGGTGAACCTGATGGAGGAGCTGAAAAAGGTGCACCGGGTCATCCGGCGGGAAGTTCCCGATGCTCCCCATGAGGTGCTCCTGGTTTTGGATGCGACCACCGGGCAAAACGCCATCCAGCAGGCGAAAACCTTCCGGGAGGCGGTCGGGGTGAGCGGCATCATCCTGACCAAGTTGGACGGCACCGCCAAGGGCGGGATCGTCGTCGCCATCCGCCGCGAACTGGGGATTCCCATCAAATGGGTCGGCCTCGGGGAAAAGGTGGAGGATCTGCAGCCCTTCGACCCGGACCAGTTTGTCCACGCCCTCTTCGCCGATTCGATCCGGGAGGAAGAGGAGCAGGGAGAGTGA
- the ylxM gene encoding YlxM family DNA-binding protein — protein sequence MRYCEASGAEVTAMLEKTTRINLLYDFYGPLLTDKQRAMLELYYHEDWSLGEIAGHYGISRQAVYEAVKRAQDVMIDLESRLRLLEKHRRRREIAEEMLRRLEEIPEGKRVAEPLIRQLLDLD from the coding sequence ATGAGGTACTGTGAGGCCTCCGGTGCCGAGGTGACGGCCATGTTGGAGAAAACCACCCGGATCAATCTGCTTTACGACTTTTACGGTCCGCTGCTCACGGACAAACAGCGGGCGATGTTGGAGCTCTATTATCACGAGGATTGGTCCTTGGGGGAGATCGCCGGACACTACGGAATCTCCCGCCAGGCGGTCTACGAAGCGGTGAAGCGGGCGCAGGACGTGATGATCGATTTGGAAAGCCGTCTTCGCCTGCTGGAGAAGCACCGCAGGAGGCGGGAGATTGCGGAGGAAATGTTGCGCCGGCTCGAGGAGATTCCGGAAGGGAAACGGGTGGCGGAGCCGC